Sequence from the Fulvivirga ligni genome:
CATTGGCCGCGGCTATCAGTCGCCATTGGCCGTGGAGTTGGTTGTTGTCATCATATTGGATGATGTTGTCACCGTTATTGAGTCCTCCTCCGGTCACTTCTACTACTCGGCCGCTGTGGGCTGCTTTTAGTTTGTAGTTGCCTCCGCCAGCGTTCAACACAATAAACCTTTGATTGGTATTACCTGAGTAAGTCCACTGCAGCACGTTAGCTACGTTAGAGGTGCTGCCACCTTCCACATCCATGGCTTTGCCTGATTGTGCGTTTATCAGGCTGTAGGCACCATCACCGCGATCGGTTAGGGTGAAGCGCTGGTTGGCGGCTCCGTGGCCGGTCCACTGTAATATGTTGGCACCATCGGCTCCGCTGCCTGCTGCCACATCCATATACTTTCCGCTGTTCGCATTTTGAATGGTGTAGGTGCCATTGAGGCCTGTTACGCCATTGGCTCTCACCCGAATGGAGGTAAACAGATCGTTCCAGCCACCCAGGCAGCCATTGTCTGCGGTTAGTGTCAGGTAGTTGCCCTGAAAGTTATCATCTACATAAGCAAACACTCTATACCCCTGCGGCACCTGTATAGATGAGATGTCATCATTACTAATTCCTCTGGCTATCAGATCATTAGCGGTATAGTCGCCTATTCCCAGTTTAACGCCATAACCATAGTAATTACAATCTTGATAGAAAGTAGGCACCCGTGGTGTAATGCCATCAAAGGCGGCTTTGGCTACTACCCTGGCTCCCGCTGCATTGGGGTGGAGGTTATCATTGTAAAGGGTATTTCTGGAATTGCGCGTAGGCGTGTTGAAATCTAAAATAGAAGTGTTTCTGTCTCTGCTTATTTGCGAAACTATGGGTATCAGCTCGTTCTGCAGATTGCTCATCTGGCTGTTATCTCCATAGCAGGTCACAGGGTAGCAAACATAAATCTTAGGATTACGTCCATTCTGTCTGAACTGGGCAATCATATCGGCATAATCATTATAAAAATCCGATTTATACTGCCAGTTATTCGGGTGCGCATCATTAGTGCCCAGGGCAATGATCAGGATATCCGGATTGTAGTTTTTAGCATCGTTGAACCTGGAGGTGTTCCAATAAGGATAACTGCCTCTTTTTAGCATAGTAGTACCACTAACACCACAGTTAAACACCTGATAATTATTGCCCAGCATTACGCCCAGCTGTGCCGGCCATGATTCTACTGAAGCGTTATTTAGGCCATAGCCTTCCGTTACACTATTGCCCACACAAACCACTCTGATTTGGGCATACATATCCAGGGACAATAGCAAAAAGGCTATTGCCAATATTAATTTGTTGGTTTTCATTTTTAATTTGGTTTAGGTCATAAAGGCGCTATTCCAGCCGGGCCACCCAGCCGCCATTGCGCACCATTTTTATAGTGATCTTGTCACCATTTTTCACTTGTTTGGTTTTCTTACGGTAGTCCATGGCCTGTCTGCCGGCATTAATGCCATCTTCAAAATAGGTCATGGTGTACGTTTTGTTCTTGTCGAGAAAATCAAAATTGAGCGTTACTTCGCGGGCATCCTGAGCTCCGTTGGTAATGCCACCTACGAACCACTTCTCCCCTTTTCTTTTGGCCACCACTGCCAACTGTCCTACCTCAGCCTCTAAAGCTTGGGTCTCATCCCAGGTTACGGGCACCGAGGTGATAAACTCAGTACAGTCAGGGTTTTTGTAGTACATGGTGGGGTTATCGGCCAGCATTTGCACACCACTTTCAAACACTACAAACAATGCCATCTGATAGGCTCTGGTGCCAATACTGGCAGAGTTAGGCCTTTCAGAACGATAGACATTAGGCTGCATGCTGATCATGGCACCTGGCGTATAATCCATAGGGCCAACGGCATTTCTGATAAATGGGAAATAGATACTGTTATCTGGTGTACAACCGCCCATTTGCTCCATGCCTCTTACCCCCTCGTAAGAAATCAGGTTAGGATATTTATACTCCAGACCGGCAGGTTTAAAAGAACCATGAAAATCAACAATCAGCTGATGTTTGGCGGCTTCTTTTACCACTCTTTCATAGTAGTCTACCATCCACTGGTCACTCCTATCCATGAAGTCGATCTTCACACCCTTCACGCCCCAGTCTTTGTAAGCTTTGAAAACATCCATGTGGTTTTCTACTGATAACCAGGTGAGCCACAGGATAATACCCACATTTTTCTGCTTACCATATTCCACCAGTTCTTTAACATCTACCTGTGAGGAAGCTGTAAAAGGATCGGTGGTGCTTTTGGCCCAACCTTCATCTAAAATGATGTAAGAGATGCCATATTTGGAAGCAAAGTCAATGTAGTATTTGTAAGTATCCTGATTTTGTCCACTTACGAAGTTCACGTCAGGTCCATAAGGTGCTGCGCCGTTCCACCATTCCCAGCTCACCTGTCCCGGCTTTATCCAGGAAGGATCATCGATCCGGCTTTTAGCGGCCAATTTCAGGGTCATGGTGTTTTCCATCAGTCCTTTGTCATCGGTAATCACGAAATAGCGCCATGGTAGCGTTCTGGAGCCTTTGGTTTTGGCGATATAATCGGCCTCTTTGGTTATTTTTAAGCTTCTATCACCGTCAGGACCAAACTCCAGAGGAGCTTTAGGAAACACCGCCTTCACCGTATTACCCTCATTTGATTTTAAGAACATAGCAGGATAATCCGAAAGATCAGATTCACTGATCAGGATCTTGTATTTATCTTTGGTATCAATCAACACCGGCAGAGAGCTCATTCTATCGCTGGCTTTCCATTGACTAGACTCTACGTGGCTGTAAGGCTCTTCGCATGAAGTTTTGAAGCCTCCCGGCTGCTGCAAATGCAGGAGATAATCCTCAGGAAAACCTATGGTAAAGTCTTCATTATAAACCTCCATATCACCTTTTTCGCTGGTGATAAGCCTGTAGGCCACGCCATCATTAAATACTCTGAACTCAACCGCATAGCCATTACCTAATGACAACTCCACACCGTTGTACTCTGATTTTACTGTATTATACTTTAAAGAAACATAGGGATGAAGTTCCTCTTTTCCACTAGTAGTCTTTGTTTTCTTCAGCGCTGGCTTCTTCATTTCTGGTCCGCCAATAGCTATGCCTAAATGGCAATCAGTAAGTAAATTCTTTCCATTAGCACTGATAGTATAATTGATCTTATCGCCTACCGTAATGCTGACAGCCAGCTTGCTATCTGGAGATTTAACGGTTACTGGTTTATCCTTCGCTGATAAGCTCTGAAAGGAAAGAAAAAGAACGACTATTGTAAAAAGGTGTCGGGTTGATTGGTTCATATTTTATGATTGATTTTTACGCTTTTAATGTGTTGAACATGTGATACCAAATTTATCAGTAATAAGCTACGAAACAAATTTGAGAGACTCACCCGATTAGGGGTAAGCCTCTCTCCTTCTTATGTTCAAAACTAAAACTACTACTGTGTAAACATAAATATCTAATTATCAAGCACTAACATCATGGCACTAAGCTCCATTTTTGGTTATCAGCATCATTGATGTTCCATTGAAGGATGTTAGCTCCATTTTCGTTAGAACCGCCTGCTACATCCAGTGCTCTTCCGCTGGCTACTGACACTATGGAATAATATCCTTGTCCGTCAGGCACCAGGTACCACATTTGGTTGCTACCACCATTCCAGCCCCACTGTATCACATTAGTGCCGTTGGCTGTGTTGCCACCTTCAAGATCTAAAGAAAGGCCACTTCCTGCACTTCTTATGCGGTAAGCATTGGTAGCAGCTTCGGTGATGACCCACCTTTGGTTAGGCTGGTTATAATTGGTCCATTGAAGGATATTGCCACCATTGGAGGTAGAACCTGCTTCTACATCTACCGCTTTTCCACTGGCTTTGGATATAATGCTGAAAGTACCTCCTGAAGTTATTCCAGGCCTTTTGGCTGGGGCAAACTGTAACCAGGCCACCGCACTTACATGCTGTGTAGGTATCATGCTGCCGTTATTCGGAGTTTGCTGATTCCAGGCGTTCCAGGTCAGGTTATAATCGGTTCTTCTGTTATTCCAGATGGAAGTGGCATTCTGCACCATCCAGTCACCAAAAGTATCCCAAAGCTCAGGGTTATCAGTACATAAGTGTCCCAGACCTCTGGCAAATTCAGCTGCCCAGGTATTCAGGTATCCTGCTCCGTTGGAGATGATGCCGTTACTGGTCATGTTGTTTTTTACATATGAGGCAGCACGTGTTGCGTCTCTCAGGTAGTTAGGATTTCCGGTAAGCTTCCACAATACGTTAGCAAAGTCGATGAAAGCACCCTGGTTATAAACCGCAGTACCCTGATCTACCTGTCCGTTAGGATAGATACCTCTGTACACCTGGCCAGTTTCAGCATTAAACAAATGCCACCATACCCAGTCATAAATCTGAATAGCACGGTCAAGATACCACTGATCGCCATTGCTTTGATAAATCATACATGCCAATAGCCCGGTAGGGTTATTAGATAAGGCCTCTTTAATGATTTCGCCACCTTCAGGTGTGTAGTCAGGCTGCTGTTCCCAGATACCGCCATTGTTATACTGCGTATCCCAACCTCTGCTCCAGATATAATCGAAGCAGTAGCGGGCCTGAGTTAGGTAGTTGCTGGTGCCGGTCATCTGGTGTCCTCTGGCCAGTACCAAACCAAACCAGGCGATGTCATCATTCCAGCCATCCCAATCGTATGGTGGTGGATTCAACTGTAAGAAGCCATTAACCAGGTTGTTAACCAGCGTTCTATGTTCTGGCAGTCCTGTTCTTTCATATACGTCCATCATGCCTTGGATATCAAGGGCGAGCGTCCAGGTGCCATCAGAGGCATTGTCATTCAAGGCGCGCTTGTAGTAAGTTCTGCCTCCAGAGGTAGTGAGGAAAGCACTGTTGAAGCCACGATAAGCCATGTCCGCCCAGGCAGGATTTATGCCATTATCACGGGCCACACGGCCGTTATCAATGGGTTTTTCAATCAGTACATCAGTGTTTTCATCTTCTGACTGCTGAGGTTCAAGTTCATCTTGCATACAACCTGGAATAGACCATAGCAAAACGCATAATACACTCAGAAGTAAGAGTTTTTTAGGTTTTGTGTAGTTTTTCATTTTTCTGAATTTAGGTTTGTTTAGAAAAAAATTGGTCAAAGCATTCCTATAAACAACTGGTGTTGTTTTCATTTTTGTGCCAGATCTAAGTCCTGGCTGTTTACATCATAGGTTGTGTTTATTAACTGATTATGAATTACTTGTAATGCAGACCGAGCGCCTACCCGCCCGATCCGCTCTTACATGTTTAACTTTTAGAAAGCATATATCTCAGCCATGTGCGTATAGCCAGCATTGTACGATGAATTCACCGTAACCTTAAAGTACCTGGCGGGCTTGTTAAATCCTGTGGTAAAGAACACTCGCTGCAGGTCTGAGGTATTCTCCAGGGTGTAGCTACCTCCTTCTGTCCAGGTATCACCATCCTCACTAATCTCCACCACTATCTCTTTGGGTTTACCTGAGTTATCACTTTGTCTGGTAAGGATAGATAATCCATGCAAAGTGTATATCTCCGCCATATCCAGTATAAACCAGTGTGGTGGTGGTGCTTCGCCTCCGCTCCACTTGCTATGCCAGAAGGTGTTTTCATTACCATCAATGGTGCTGGAAACCAGGCCGCCATTGGCTCCCTCGGCAGGTTCTTCAGTAGAGAGTGAAACTACCTGCCAGGCATCTCGAGGTATCAATGGCTCATACTTCAAGATAAAATAGGCCGTTTGTAAATCAGTGTTTAGCGTTACTCCTTCACTCACATTAGTAATCTGAGCAGCCATCATGTACTCTTCAAAAGGAATCATATCTCCTTCTTGGGTGCTGATGGTAACATCAATCAGGGAGGAAGATACTTCACCCGAAAGAATCTTTACCTCATTACCACTGACCTCATAGGCTTCATGCGGAAGTATGGGATAAGAAGTGCCGTTGGCGCTGTTATAGTCAGCCACCAGCTGGTCATCTATATCGATATTGATCATCACATCCCCAGACGGGTAATCCATACCGCCATAAGTTGCTCCTAAAGTCAGGTGCTCGGGTTTATCCGAAATGCCATACGTATACTTTCTGGCACCGCCTTCGGCCTGTGCCATGTACACTTTAGAATAGCTATCAACCTTTTCATTTCCAGGTATGTCTACATCAGGATCACAGGCAAAAACCAAAACTGATGCTACAATGATATAAGCTGTTATATTTTTCATGTTAGTCTCGATTTTAAGTAATTACCAGCCTGGATTTTGAACAATAAGCTTTCCTCTATCCAGTTCATATTGAGTGATAGGAAACCAATAATAGGCTTTTCTAAACACCCTTTCCTGGGCCACTACTCTGGTGTAGAAAGCATCACCACTAGCGAATACATCCATACCGTGCATATCATGGCCAATGTACTGCTCGGCTTTTTTCCACCTTCTGATGTCGAACCACCGGAGGTACTCAAAGGCCAATTCAATCCTTCTTTCCCTCCAGATAGCATCTCTCATCGCATCCTGCCCTACCGGGGCAGGAATATCTTCACCATACAATGGCACACCGGCTCTCTCTCTGATCATGTTCACATAGGTGAGAATGTCAGGATTACCAGGGTTATATTCATTTAAGGCTTCCGCATAATTCAGGTAGATCTCACCCAATCTCATTAGCACCAATGGCCTGTTAAACACCTCACCGGTGCCACCGCTACCAGAGTTGGTAAATGGACTCACGTTCTTTCTTACCAGATAACCTGTTCTACTCCAGTCTGTTACGTGACCTGTAGCCGAGTTAGGACCTGTTACCTCAAAGTTGATAGGCGTAGGGTCTTTAAGTGTACCGCCATCCCATAAAGCATTGTTATAAGTAATAGATGCATAGAAGCGCGGCTCACGATTGACGTACATGTTATAGATACCATCAGTAAAACCTGATTCAGAATAGAGTGGTGATGGGTTGGCAAAGCTGGTACCCGAGATAGGTAATCCATCTTCCATAAGATAGGCATCTACCATTTCCTGGGAAGGTGCCATACCGTTCCAACCACCAGCCTGTCTGGGGTTTGAGTGCACATCTTCAGAGGTCAGGCTGTTATCTTTTCTGGCAAAGATGGTCTCATCATTCCAGGGCTCTAACAGTACACCTCTATAGGATTCTATCGGATCATTTTCAGGATCCTTATAAAGTAGATATAAGTTGAGATCCATTACCGCCTTAGCCGCATTAGCTGCCAATTGCCATTTGTTTTCATCATAGCTCTGGCTTATGAGCGGTGTACCATCCTGATTTTTAAAGTTGGCCAAATCTGTATTACCATTGTACAAAGGACTGGCTGCATATAGCAATACTCTAGATTTGAAAGCCAGGGCTGCTCCTCTTGTAGCTCTACCATAATTTATGCTTGTAGGTACCAGAGGCAATGCTTTCGCCGCTTCATCAAACTCACTGACCACATAGGCAACGCATTCATCAAAGGGAGTCCTGGCTATCTGAAGCTCCGAGGCGGGTACATCCACAGGAAGCACATCCTCTCCCACTATTACTACCGGCCCATACTGGCGCATGAGCATGAAATAAAAATAGGCCCTTAAGAATCTGGCCTCAGCTTTATACTGAGGAATGAGATCTGGGCTTACCCTTTGCATTTCTGCATTATCATCTATGTGATTGATAAAATAGGTGGCAGCACGAATACCATCATAATAAGCACCCCAGAATGAAAACGGACTGCTGGCGGCATCCCACCTGCCAATGTTTATTTGGTAAGTAGGATATTTAGCCCATGACACCACCATTTCATCAGAATTAGAAGTCCATGGGTTAGTTTCATGCTGGTTAGCATCATCTCTGATGTAGGTATAGACATTAGCTAGATACTGCTCCGTAGTGGCTTTCTTTTGGAAAACCTCTTCTATGGTTTGTCTATCGCTAGGCACCTGATCCAGGTAATCATCACAGCTGGTCAGGACTACAATTATGATTAGAAATATATATAATGAATTTTTCATTCGTCTCTTCATTTAAAATCTACAATCAATTCCGAAACTGATGGTCTTTATAAGGGGATAAGAAGCTCCTCGTCCATCACCCAGCTCCACATCCCAAAGCTTGAACTTACTGAATGTGACCAAGTTATATCCTATACAATAAAGCCTTAGGTTATCCAGCCCGATTTTGTCGAACCATTCGCTTTGAGGAAAAGTATAGCTTACTTCCACGTTCTGCAGTCTTAAATAACCACCATTTCTTACCCACCAGGTGCTGCCGTCATAGTTCATGTTGTTTACACCATCACTAAGTCTTGGGTAGAAGGCATTCGGGTTAGGATCTTCCTCTGTCCAGCGGTTATCTATGTTGGCCAGCAAGTTTCCTCTGGTACCCACGCCCTGCTGGAATGGAATAATACCTTCACCATTCAACATAATGTCTACATTGCTAATGCCTTTGAAGAAAGCGCCAATGGCAAATCCTTTATAGGCAATAGAAGTACCAAAACCATAAGCTATCTCAGGGAAAGCTCCATATCCAATAGGTGCCTGATCATAAGAATCTATCACACCATCAGCATTAAGATCTTTAAACTTGATATCTCCTGGCTTCACCGTACCTGTTTGTCTTGGGCTGTTGGCTATCTCCTCTTCGCTTTCAAAAAGACCTAAGGCAATATAACCGAATCTTTGTCCCAGCTTACGGCCAATTCTCTGCTGCCATGGGTAAGGCCATTCGGCATTGGCATCATTTACCACGGTGGCTCTGTTCCAGGTGAAGTTACCTCTGAAGCTCACATCAAAACTGCGCCCCAGGTGCTTATTATAGGTCAATGTACCGTCTACACCTTTATTGAAAACCTCTCCCAAATTACCTGTGGGTTGGTTTCTAACGCCAGCGTAGTCGGGTACATCTCCTCGCAACAAGTAAATGTCTGATCTAATATCTCTAAAAAAGTCTACGGTCAGGGCCAGATCACCATTCAGGGTGTTCAGCTCTACCCCAAGATTACTCTTCGTGGATGTTTCCCACTGCACATTAGCAGCATAGTATTCTATGTCCAGCCCGCCAAAGCGATTGTCCTGGTTTCTACCAAAAACATAATCAGCTCCGGTGCCATTTACCGTAGAAAGGTAAGCGAATCGCTGACCAGATGCGGTAAGTGCTGCATTACCTACTACTCCGTGAGAAAGCCTTATTTTTAAGAACTGAATATACTTATCTAGCGCACCAAAGAATTTCTCATTAGAAGCTACCCAACCAATACCTACAGAAGGGAAAAAGCCATATCTGTTTTCCGGGGCAAAGGCTTCAGATCCGTTATACCCGAAGTTGGCTTCTAATAAATAGCGCTCATCATAGGCATAAGTACCTCTACCAGCTATACCATGGAAACGATAAGGAATAGAGGTAGTAAAATCTCCTGCAAAGGCATCCACTCTATCCGTTTGGTTATAAAGGATTAGTCCACCTACCTCATGTTTACCAAAGGCATGGTTATAATTTAGTGAAGCTTCAAAATATTTTTGTCGCTGCCCACCATTGCTTCTTGCATAACCTAACACGTTGGTACCTACCACAACAGGTGCATCTCCTTCGTAGATCAGGTTTCCTTCTGAGTCTCTGCCCACGGCAAGCCATCTATCTACAGATTTTGTTCTGCTGATTTGGTGTGTGTTATTATTATCGAAAGAAAACATGGCCGTAGCTGAAAGACCATCTACAAAATGGCTCAGGTCCTGAGTAACCCTGATATTAGACCAAATCTGACTTTTAGTCTCGGCCACATAACCCGATTGCGTAAGCAGGTTGTATGGGTTATTGATGTCACCAGTTCTTTGCTGCGCGATCTTCCCATCAGAATACTTAGGCGGGTGCACCACCGGAGGCAAAGTATAGGCTGATGCGAAAATAGCTCCTGAAGAAACGCCAGGGTAATTACCATCTGAAATATAGCCTGAAGCTCCAAAGTTCACCTTGGTAGAGTTAGTAAGATCAAGTGTGAGGTTGGAGGTGAAGTTATATCTGGTGAAACCTATTGACGATGTGTACTGGTCTAGCTCTTCACTTTTAAAAAGGCCTTTTTCATCATAATAACCTACAGATAAGTAATAAGTAGCCTTGTCTGATCCGCCATCTACATTAAAGTTAATCCTTCTGTTTTGGCCGCGATCATCCAGTATCTCATCAAACCAGTCAACATTTGGGTAAAGATCCGGATCTGACTGATCGATGGTAGCCTGAATGGTCTCTTCAGAATAGTATGGTGGCATGTTTGGGTTAGTATTATGCCTGGCCTCATTGGCTACACGCATATACTCCACGCCATCTACAAATTGGGGCAACTTAGTAAATTGGGTGATACCCTGATTGTACTGAAAGTTCAGTTTCGGCTTAGAGTTAGATCCTTTCTTGGTATTAATTAGGATTACACCATTACCACCACGCACACCATAAATAGCCGTGGCCGATGCATCTTTTAATATACTGAAGCTTTCAATATCTTCAGGGTCAATATTATTGAAAGACCGCTCCACACCATCCACCAAAATCAAAGGATTACTGGCTGACTGAGCGAAGCTACTTATACCTCTGATGAATATCTGTGAATTATCGTAACCAGGCTCCCCAGACCGCTGCACACCTACTATACCGGCGATACGCCCAGTAATAGCGTTGCTCAGGTTAGCCACTGGTTGTTGTTGTAAATCAGCCACTTTAATGGATGATTGTGATCCTACTGAGGTGATCTTCTTTTGCTCACCGTAACCAACTACCACCACTTCCTCAAGCGACTGAATATCAGCCTTTAATGGCACATTGATTACGCTTCTACCGTTCACAGGAACCTCTTGTGTAAGGTATCCGATAAAGCTCAGAACAAGCACACTGTTTTCTTCCTTCAGTTGTAATGAATATTCACCATTAGCATCAGTAGAAGTACCGGTAGTGGTACCTTTTACGATGATGTTCACCCCAGGTAAAGGTGTGCCATCAGCCTCATCCGTTACCTGTCCTGAAATCTTTAAAGCGGCTTGTTGTTTAATTTTTCTAGATAGAATAATGTGGGTTTTATCTATCTCATAAGCAATGTCAAGAGGTTCTAAAATACTATCTAATACCTGCTTCAAGCTTTTGTCTACCGCATGAATGGTGACTTTATGTTTTGAAATAAGCTGACTTTGGTAAAGAAATGTAGATCCTGTTTGCTTCTCTATCAATGATAAAACATCGCTGAGGTTGGCGTTTTTGACATCGATATTGATTTTGTCATCCTGAATATTACCGGCTTTAGTAAGGGAAGCCGAAGAATAAGTAAAAACTATAAGTAACTGTAAAATAAGGACATACGAGAGGTATTTTACATATTTTTTGAATAGTAATCGTTTTTCCATAATGTAAGGGCTTTTGGTAAATAATTGAGAGATGTCTTGGTCTAATTGGTAGCAAGACTCCCGAGCCACTATGGCTTACAGTGAGTAATTAACGTGTGGTGTGTGTTCATTTTAAGTAAGTTTAGTGTGTTTGTGTATTTAAATTGCAATCGATTGCTGGGTTCATCTTATAGTAAACCCATGTGAATGAGTTAGTTCCAAAAGGAATTTTGACTCATTTAATTATATAGAGCAGGATAATTCGGTTTTAACTCACTTTAATTAAAAAAAATTAAAATAAAATTAACGGCCGTTGTTATCCTGCTCTGAACTATTAAGAAATGGTAAACTAATTACTTGATGAATAGCTTTTAGACTCCGCTGACAGTGGAGCTATCCTAAAGCTGAATTGGTTTTGATCTGAAACGGGCAGCTCATATTTCTGCATGGGACCAGGGCCACAGCTGGCATTACCCAAACCGCGCTGCATATAATCTAATGATAATACAGTTTCTGATTTTTTAATGTCTGGTAATAGATATTGATGTCCCACTTCCCACAGGTCTTTATCATAAAAATGTAAAGCGCTGAAGTTCAGTCTGCCGCTAGTGCTGATACTGATACCTCCTTTTTTACCCTGGATATTGAGCCATCTTACATCATCTCTGTTCCCCATGGTCTGGCTTCTCACATAGTCCTCTTCCATACCTGTGACAGTATTGGAATAGATACCATAATAAGTTGATGCTTTTCTATCGGCATAATTTTCATGCGGACCACGACCATACCATTGTACATTCTCTAAACCAGGAGCCAGGGAAATGGCCAAACCTAACCTTGGAATATGTAATCCGTCATTGGTATTATCAATATTGGCATTTACTTCCACCACACCTGAAGGATGGACGATATAATTGATGCTGTATGGAATCACGCTCCTACGGCCGTCACCTATGTTGGCAATAAAAGAGGAGTTAACCACGATATTGCCACCACTCTTGCTCGTGCTGAAATTGCTCAGTTCTATTTGAGGTTCTATGTAGTTTCTTCTGTCATTATTAATGCTTCGGTACCAGTTTAAGCTGAAACCTTTGCCTTCATAGATCATCTCCTGGCCTTCTATCACCATGGAGTTTAGCATACCGGTAGTTTTATTAAATACCAATCTGATGTCATCTCCAGATACAGTTATATGTCCATTTTCATCTAACATTTTTAATGGCGTGGTATCAGCATCATTAATCTGCGCCAGCTGTGGTCTTGAGCTCATAGAGATTTGCTCAGAAGCCACCACATGACCTTTATCTGCCCACACCTGATCTTCATTCAGGGCAAAATAGATGTTAAGAAAGTACTCTTTATTTTCTGCTAACTCTTTATTAAATGGAATCTTTATTGATTTGCTTTCTCCCGGTTTCAGGTTTAGGCCTGCCATTTTTCCCTGAGCCACATTCTTGCCATTTTCTAATAAAACCCATTGAATATCAAACTGATCCAGGTTGATAAAGGCATAGCTGTTCTTGATTTTCAGCTTCCCTGTCCTGGCATCTTCAGCTTCAATTTTGATATACTGATAAACTTGCTTTACCTCTAAAAGCTTTGGTGTAACCTTTCTATCAGGTGTAACTATACCGTTGAGACAGAAGTCATTGTCGTTCGGCTTATCACCAAAGTCGCCGCCATAGAGAAACTCATCTTCCGGGCCACCATATTTCATTAATCCCTGATCTACCCAATCCCAAATACAGCCGCCAATGGTCTTTTTACTGTGATTTTCGATATAATCCCAATATTCCGGTAAGTTACCAATACCATTACCCATGGCGTGGGCAT
This genomic interval carries:
- a CDS encoding RagB/SusD family nutrient uptake outer membrane protein — its product is MKNSLYIFLIIIVVLTSCDDYLDQVPSDRQTIEEVFQKKATTEQYLANVYTYIRDDANQHETNPWTSNSDEMVVSWAKYPTYQINIGRWDAASSPFSFWGAYYDGIRAATYFINHIDDNAEMQRVSPDLIPQYKAEARFLRAYFYFMLMRQYGPVVIVGEDVLPVDVPASELQIARTPFDECVAYVVSEFDEAAKALPLVPTSINYGRATRGAALAFKSRVLLYAASPLYNGNTDLANFKNQDGTPLISQSYDENKWQLAANAAKAVMDLNLYLLYKDPENDPIESYRGVLLEPWNDETIFARKDNSLTSEDVHSNPRQAGGWNGMAPSQEMVDAYLMEDGLPISGTSFANPSPLYSESGFTDGIYNMYVNREPRFYASITYNNALWDGGTLKDPTPINFEVTGPNSATGHVTDWSRTGYLVRKNVSPFTNSGSGGTGEVFNRPLVLMRLGEIYLNYAEALNEYNPGNPDILTYVNMIRERAGVPLYGEDIPAPVGQDAMRDAIWRERRIELAFEYLRWFDIRRWKKAEQYIGHDMHGMDVFASGDAFYTRVVAQERVFRKAYYWFPITQYELDRGKLIVQNPGW
- a CDS encoding TonB-dependent receptor, which produces MEKRLLFKKYVKYLSYVLILQLLIVFTYSSASLTKAGNIQDDKINIDVKNANLSDVLSLIEKQTGSTFLYQSQLISKHKVTIHAVDKSLKQVLDSILEPLDIAYEIDKTHIILSRKIKQQAALKISGQVTDEADGTPLPGVNIIVKGTTTGTSTDANGEYSLQLKEENSVLVLSFIGYLTQEVPVNGRSVINVPLKADIQSLEEVVVVGYGEQKKITSVGSQSSIKVADLQQQPVANLSNAITGRIAGIVGVQRSGEPGYDNSQIFIRGISSFAQSASNPLILVDGVERSFNNIDPEDIESFSILKDASATAIYGVRGGNGVILINTKKGSNSKPKLNFQYNQGITQFTKLPQFVDGVEYMRVANEARHNTNPNMPPYYSEETIQATIDQSDPDLYPNVDWFDEILDDRGQNRRINFNVDGGSDKATYYLSVGYYDEKGLFKSEELDQYTSSIGFTRYNFTSNLTLDLTNSTKVNFGASGYISDGNYPGVSSGAIFASAYTLPPVVHPPKYSDGKIAQQRTGDINNPYNLLTQSGYVAETKSQIWSNIRVTQDLSHFVDGLSATAMFSFDNNNTHQISRTKSVDRWLAVGRDSEGNLIYEGDAPVVVGTNVLGYARSNGGQRQKYFEASLNYNHAFGKHEVGGLILYNQTDRVDAFAGDFTTSIPYRFHGIAGRGTYAYDERYLLEANFGYNGSEAFAPENRYGFFPSVGIGWVASNEKFFGALDKYIQFLKIRLSHGVVGNAALTASGQRFAYLSTVNGTGADYVFGRNQDNRFGGLDIEYYAANVQWETSTKSNLGVELNTLNGDLALTVDFFRDIRSDIYLLRGDVPDYAGVRNQPTGNLGEVFNKGVDGTLTYNKHLGRSFDVSFRGNFTWNRATVVNDANAEWPYPWQQRIGRKLGQRFGYIALGLFESEEEIANSPRQTGTVKPGDIKFKDLNADGVIDSYDQAPIGYGAFPEIAYGFGTSIAYKGFAIGAFFKGISNVDIMLNGEGIIPFQQGVGTRGNLLANIDNRWTEEDPNPNAFYPRLSDGVNNMNYDGSTWWVRNGGYLRLQNVEVSYTFPQSEWFDKIGLDNLRLYCIGYNLVTFSKFKLWDVELGDGRGASYPLIKTISFGIDCRF